A stretch of the Chloroflexota bacterium genome encodes the following:
- a CDS encoding ABC transporter substrate-binding protein — protein sequence MGGLIRSGPVLFAILLALTACAGPASRDTSRSGGQAAGSGAEPRKVTIAIRGEPRTFSIKIDSSPSVPGGAEVEQLVNAGLTVTDNVGALRPQLAEAVPTVENGLWKLFPDGHMETTWRLRAGASWHDGSPVTSDDLRFTTRVVQDGDLPEFRDAQFDLIESVSAPDSRTVVLRWKQPFIQADAMFSQNLVLPMAQHALEPAYLRDKASFTDSPAWSQEFVGSGPFRLQEWAQGSHMLLAAFDQYVLGRPKLDQIEVRFVEDSNTFAANMMAGAVDMNLGARNLSLEQALQVKEHWSGSMEIRYRQRFVAHPQFMDASPFLISDVRFRRALYHALDRQQMSDTLLPGATSPVAHFFLDPSEPEFKELQSAAIRYDFDQRQSAQLLESLGLSKGPDGMYHGANGEKVTVEIRTVSTDINTKIMYAMADFWQKAGVAVDPVVIPPQRQRDLAWRATFPGFDMERQPSDTEPFKYLYASQSRVAETNYLGRNYSRYMNPALDAMVDAYFTTIPWDQRMDIGRDIVHHITDQVVWMDLFYDAEPMLVSGRVSHVTPVSQGAVAWNAQEWDLN from the coding sequence ATGGGTGGTCTCATCCGATCCGGTCCTGTCCTCTTCGCGATTCTTCTTGCACTCACGGCGTGCGCCGGACCGGCTTCCCGTGACACCTCGCGAAGCGGCGGGCAGGCGGCTGGCTCTGGCGCAGAGCCGCGCAAGGTGACGATCGCGATCCGTGGCGAGCCCCGGACGTTCAGTATCAAGATCGATTCTTCTCCGTCGGTTCCGGGTGGAGCCGAGGTCGAGCAGCTCGTGAACGCCGGGCTGACCGTGACCGACAACGTCGGGGCCCTCCGCCCGCAGCTCGCCGAGGCGGTGCCGACCGTGGAGAATGGATTGTGGAAGCTCTTCCCGGACGGCCATATGGAGACCACGTGGCGATTGCGCGCCGGCGCCTCGTGGCATGATGGGTCCCCGGTCACGTCCGATGATCTTCGGTTCACCACAAGGGTCGTGCAGGACGGGGACCTGCCCGAGTTTCGCGACGCGCAGTTCGATCTGATCGAGTCGGTGTCCGCTCCGGACAGCAGGACTGTCGTGCTCCGCTGGAAGCAGCCGTTCATTCAGGCGGACGCGATGTTTTCTCAGAACCTGGTGCTGCCCATGGCCCAGCACGCCCTGGAGCCCGCCTATCTTCGCGACAAAGCCTCATTCACCGACAGCCCGGCGTGGAGCCAGGAGTTCGTCGGCTCCGGACCCTTCAGGCTGCAGGAATGGGCGCAGGGCAGCCACATGCTGCTCGCCGCGTTTGATCAGTACGTCCTTGGCAGGCCCAAGCTGGACCAGATCGAGGTGCGATTCGTCGAGGATTCGAACACCTTCGCGGCGAATATGATGGCCGGCGCCGTCGACATGAACCTCGGAGCGCGGAATCTGTCGCTGGAACAGGCGCTGCAGGTGAAAGAGCACTGGTCGGGCTCGATGGAGATCCGCTACCGTCAGCGCTTCGTGGCCCACCCGCAGTTCATGGACGCCAGCCCGTTCCTCATCAGCGACGTCCGGTTCCGCCGCGCCTTGTACCACGCGTTGGACCGCCAGCAGATGTCGGACACACTCCTTCCGGGCGCAACGTCACCGGTTGCCCACTTCTTCCTCGACCCCAGCGAGCCCGAATTCAAAGAGCTGCAGTCCGCGGCGATCCGGTACGACTTCGATCAGCGGCAGAGCGCTCAGCTACTCGAGTCGCTGGGCCTGTCGAAGGGACCGGACGGGATGTATCACGGAGCAAATGGGGAAAAGGTGACCGTCGAGATCCGAACCGTCTCGACCGACATCAACACGAAGATCATGTACGCCATGGCCGACTTCTGGCAGAAGGCGGGGGTCGCCGTCGACCCGGTCGTCATCCCACCCCAGCGACAGCGCGATCTCGCCTGGCGCGCGACGTTTCCCGGTTTCGACATGGAGCGCCAGCCCAGCGACACCGAGCCGTTCAAATATCTTTACGCCAGCCAGTCGCGGGTGGCCGAGACCAACTACCTGGGCCGGAACTACTCCAGGTACATGAACCCCGCGCTCGATGCGATGGTCGACGCGTACTTCACCACGATCCCCTGGGACCAGCGAATGGACATCGGCCGAGACATCGTGCATCACATCACCGACCAGGTCGTCTGGATGGATCTCTTCTACGACGCAGAGCCGATGCTCGTGAGCGGCAGAGTCAGCCACGTCACCCCCGTGTCCCAGGGCGCGGTGGCGTGGAATGCGCAAGAGTGGGATTTGAACTGA
- a CDS encoding Rieske 2Fe-2S domain-containing protein: MLTREENDALTRTGPGTPGGDFLRRYWQPVALSEELPDGGAPLPIRLLGEDLVLFRSEGRIGLLALHCPHRGADLSYGRLEDGGLRCIYHGWLFDVGGRCLDQPGEPAGSTFFERIRHRAYPCVEKAGIILAYLGPGEAPILPAYEFLNAPDGFYTSSKVFQDCNYLQGNEGNVDPQHLSFLHRLSVPGDVNQTLNRRVTAPYIETEDTNFGVRIYAVRRVDDERTYVRVTNFVFPNFSAVAGDSEGYSVNWHVPIDDTHHWRYGIRFNRGTPLARGRWGQTEVDDTYHMMRNRANRYLQDRESMKTWAFSGLGKNFVLHDTCATEGEGPIFDRTQEHLGYTDQAIIAMRRRMLAAVRDVEEGRDPPHVIRDPAAAADFDIFVRNDVVLPSSLDWHNYWRDESTLRALASTREGKSSAIVGA; this comes from the coding sequence ATGCTGACGCGAGAAGAGAACGATGCCCTGACGCGGACGGGTCCCGGCACACCCGGAGGCGATTTCCTTCGGCGCTACTGGCAGCCAGTGGCCCTTTCCGAAGAGCTACCGGATGGCGGCGCGCCGCTGCCGATCCGATTGCTGGGGGAGGACCTTGTCCTGTTTCGCTCTGAGGGCCGGATCGGGCTCCTTGCGCTCCATTGTCCGCACCGCGGCGCCGATCTCAGCTACGGCCGTCTGGAAGATGGAGGCCTCCGATGCATCTACCACGGGTGGCTCTTCGACGTTGGGGGGCGATGTCTCGATCAGCCAGGCGAACCCGCGGGCTCGACGTTTTTCGAGCGGATTCGTCATCGCGCCTATCCGTGCGTGGAGAAGGCGGGAATCATCCTTGCCTATCTTGGCCCGGGCGAGGCGCCAATCCTCCCTGCCTATGAGTTCCTCAACGCGCCAGATGGCTTCTACACGTCTAGCAAGGTGTTCCAGGATTGCAACTATCTTCAGGGCAACGAGGGGAACGTGGACCCGCAGCACCTCTCGTTCCTCCACCGCCTGTCGGTGCCCGGCGACGTGAACCAGACGCTGAACCGGCGCGTCACCGCGCCGTACATCGAGACGGAGGACACGAATTTCGGCGTGCGGATCTACGCGGTGCGCCGGGTTGACGACGAGCGCACGTACGTCCGCGTCACGAACTTCGTGTTTCCAAACTTCAGCGCCGTCGCCGGCGACAGCGAGGGGTACAGCGTCAACTGGCACGTGCCCATCGACGACACGCACCACTGGCGCTACGGGATCCGGTTCAATCGCGGCACGCCGCTCGCGCGCGGGCGCTGGGGGCAGACGGAGGTGGACGACACCTACCACATGATGCGAAACCGCGCGAATCGCTATCTTCAGGACCGGGAATCCATGAAGACATGGGCGTTCAGCGGTCTCGGCAAGAACTTCGTCCTGCACGACACCTGCGCGACCGAGGGCGAAGGGCCGATCTTCGATCGGACGCAGGAGCACCTGGGCTACACGGACCAGGCGATCATCGCCATGCGCCGCCGCATGCTCGCCGCTGTGCGCGACGTGGAGGAAGGGCGAGACCCGCCCCACGTGATCCGGGACCCCGCGGCAGCCGCCGACTTCGACATCTTCGTGCGCAACGACGTGGTGCTGCCCAGCTCTCTCGATTGGCACAACTACTGGCGGGACGAATCGACCCTGCGCGCCCTTGCGAGCACGCGTGAGGGCAAGTCCTCCGCGATTGTTGGCGCGTGA
- a CDS encoding protocatechuate 3,4-dioxygenase (extradiol catechol dioxygenase that catalyzes the oxidative cleavage of substituted catechols; part of the bacterial aromatic compound degradation pathway), with protein sequence MAKVVLGIGSSHAPQLALPPEEWWRRAEADKNNPALWFHGKTYRFDELVEERAASHFEQELSPETAQHRFNTCQQSIEVLARTLEEVNPDVAVILGDDQEECFLEDNMPALCVYWGETIDTVPPPPNRIGGEYGASRPELSRYPAQRTANPCQPALGRHIIDCLIEEHFDPAHSRRLPGGKHGDHGVGHAFSYVYRRLMKDEVIPNVPIFLNTYYPPNQPTLKRCYALGKALRRAIESWEEDATVALIASGGLSHFVIEEDLDQNIVAALKAKDGDSLTSFPVEYFNSGTSEIRNWIVVAGALEETDLNMELIDYVPCYRSLAGTGCAMGFARWV encoded by the coding sequence ATGGCAAAGGTCGTCTTAGGCATTGGCAGCTCCCATGCTCCGCAGCTCGCTCTGCCGCCGGAGGAGTGGTGGCGGCGCGCCGAGGCGGACAAGAACAACCCCGCGTTGTGGTTCCACGGCAAGACGTATCGGTTCGACGAGCTGGTGGAAGAGCGCGCGGCCAGCCACTTCGAACAGGAGCTTTCGCCGGAAACGGCGCAGCATCGATTCAACACGTGCCAGCAAAGCATCGAGGTCTTGGCGCGCACGCTGGAGGAGGTGAACCCGGACGTCGCGGTCATCCTGGGCGACGATCAGGAAGAATGCTTCCTCGAGGACAACATGCCCGCGCTCTGCGTGTACTGGGGAGAGACGATTGACACGGTTCCGCCGCCCCCGAACCGGATCGGCGGCGAATACGGCGCCTCGCGCCCCGAGCTGAGCCGCTATCCCGCCCAGCGCACGGCGAATCCCTGCCAGCCGGCTCTCGGGCGCCACATTATCGACTGTCTCATCGAGGAGCATTTCGACCCGGCTCACTCGCGCCGCCTGCCCGGCGGGAAGCACGGCGATCACGGCGTCGGCCACGCCTTCAGCTACGTGTATCGGCGTCTGATGAAGGACGAGGTCATCCCCAACGTTCCCATTTTCCTCAACACCTACTACCCACCCAACCAGCCGACGCTGAAACGGTGCTACGCGCTCGGCAAGGCCCTGCGGCGCGCCATTGAGTCTTGGGAGGAGGACGCGACCGTCGCGCTAATCGCCTCCGGCGGGCTCAGTCACTTCGTCATCGAAGAGGACTTGGACCAGAATATCGTCGCCGCGCTGAAGGCGAAGGACGGCGATTCCCTCACGAGTTTTCCCGTCGAGTACTTCAACTCCGGCACGTCCGAGATTCGAAATTGGATCGTGGTGGCCGGGGCGCTGGAGGAGACGGACCTCAACATGGAGCTGATCGACTACGTGCCCTGCTACCGGTCCCTGGCCGGCACGGGCTGCGCCATGGGCTTCGCCCGCTGGGTCTAA
- a CDS encoding carboxymuconolactone decarboxylase family protein, whose translation MSRLPAPTRDSLNADAQAIWDRIAAARTGGMRGPSSILMNIPTLADRVDRIEEYFRNQAELPAPDRELIILATVREMGARFAWARHEVRAQNAGTRKEAVEVLRQQGPTDALTPRERVIVDTVRTLSRTKSLPKEQFDQALKALGQRQLIELVTLMGQYSLIGFVIQAFEIPEESPTF comes from the coding sequence GTGAGCCGCTTGCCCGCTCCAACCCGCGATTCGCTGAACGCGGATGCCCAGGCGATTTGGGACCGCATCGCCGCTGCCCGAACCGGCGGCATGCGCGGGCCCTCGTCGATCCTCATGAACATCCCGACACTGGCGGATCGCGTCGATCGAATCGAGGAGTACTTTCGAAACCAGGCGGAGCTGCCGGCGCCCGACCGCGAGCTCATCATTCTCGCCACCGTCCGAGAGATGGGCGCCCGGTTCGCATGGGCTCGCCATGAAGTTCGCGCGCAGAACGCCGGCACGCGGAAGGAGGCGGTCGAGGTCCTCCGCCAGCAGGGGCCGACGGACGCGCTAACGCCGCGAGAGCGGGTGATCGTCGACACCGTCCGGACCCTGAGCCGGACGAAGTCGCTTCCGAAAGAGCAGTTCGACCAGGCGCTGAAGGCGCTGGGCCAGCGCCAGCTCATCGAGCTGGTCACGCTGATGGGCCAGTACAGCCTCATCGGCTTTGTGATCCAGGCCTTCGAGATCCCCGAGGAGAGCCCGACCTTTTAG
- a CDS encoding cobaltochelatase subunit CobN, with amino-acid sequence MTQRRIVRNLVTRSDGKLVNVARKRGQLFVCAMGCCCGDTVHGAAPVPTDLYHAEWERRRLRPHVHLSIGGCLGPCTLANVVMLLFDGRPIWFQSFNSERLVLDLYDYIESMVAAQAYLPPPPELAHLQFNAFGWDADGHAHPMVASHAAGDGPGGFVFLTHADTDLLALSRVVPSLGPEFPAVRGFNIAHLKDEADARAFVDAVVPGADVVILRLLGGRSSFRGGFERVVERAGEDDQWLVCLPGTSTLDPELTAASNVGAPVAHEALAYLQLGGLKNAEHMLRFLSDHLLTTGFGYDPPEPQPRHGVYYRSPDEDGGTPGAPVVGILFYRSHALSGNTEFVDALIGEVERRGARAIAVFTSSLQDDGDETDEEVGRVPAALRYFLEDGRASIDVLLTTTSFAAGVADHTASAADPFATLGAPVVQAVAASTWRDQWEDSTRGLSPVDTAMNVAIPELDGRIIGPPVSFKVHPPTLSGGAIESPGQLYGPNHDGVVRAVGFALRIAALRRKPRKEKRIAVIITNANAKASRVGAAVGLDTPASVLRILEAMRQAGYSVGELPESGDALLHQLIERGSYDREVLTADQLRHMPVHVAAATHARWIAELPENRRAETTDQWGPPPGAYYVDGERIALAGLVCGNVFVAIQPPRGYGMDPSAIYHAPDLPPPHPYLALYRWLSESIDNGGWGADAMVHVGKHGTLEWLPGKSVGLSSACYPDLMLGDLPLVYPFIINNPGEGAQAKRRAHAVLVDHLTPPMTTAEGYGEVEELSRLVDEYYQLEQLDPEKLPLLQQQIWDLIKRARLDSDLALLLNRDSATHTHPWDPQAHEDGVPYTISDMGARDFAHLIENVNGYLCELTSAQIRDGLHTLGQPPAGAQLIDTLLALVRLPNAGVPSLRDGVARWFGLDLAHVLSDLGARVAWPRPESSQPGPATDPGDLEQRRRGDGSPSPIADLEAAVGRALPTNADVLEAIDLIGRRLLEALAAAEFNPGAIEPTMHASLGGVMRARPQALGGDEARGADSAAASIATTLRFACETLVPNLRRTDEEIENLLRALEGEHVPPGPSGAPTRGMAHVLPTGRNFFTVDPRSLPSLAAWTVGSQLADELLRRHLDEEGRYPESVGISVWGTSLMRTHGDDVAEVMALIGVRPRWQPESRHLVGFDVIPLDELGRPRIDVVCRISGFFRDAFPDLIALLDRAFRTVAALDEPVEQNAVRRHVLAQTERLVGGGASPEEAARRAAYRVFGSPPGAYGAGILPLIDERNWQTDADLAEVYVNWGGFAYGVDVDGVDARAEFRASLASVDAAVKNQDNREHDIFDSDDYFQYHGGMIAAIRAVSGVNPRRYFGDSADPQRPRVRDLREESARVFRTRVANPKWIASMRRHGYKGALELAATVDYLFGYDATAGVVADWMYARVAQAYALDGETQRFLRDANPWALRDIAARLLEAMDRRLWRDPSPDLRDALQAAYLAAESDVEARSSAGRGVSPTPVAKT; translated from the coding sequence TTGACCCAGCGCCGCATCGTGCGGAATCTGGTCACCCGGTCGGATGGCAAGCTCGTCAACGTCGCGCGCAAGCGCGGTCAGCTCTTCGTTTGCGCCATGGGGTGCTGCTGCGGCGACACGGTCCACGGCGCGGCGCCGGTCCCCACCGACCTGTACCACGCCGAGTGGGAGCGGCGACGCCTCCGGCCGCACGTGCACCTCTCCATCGGTGGCTGCCTGGGGCCCTGCACCCTGGCGAACGTCGTCATGCTGCTGTTCGACGGTCGGCCTATCTGGTTTCAGTCGTTCAATAGCGAGCGGCTGGTTCTGGATCTCTACGACTACATCGAGAGCATGGTCGCCGCGCAGGCCTATCTGCCCCCCCCGCCGGAGCTGGCCCATCTTCAGTTCAACGCCTTCGGCTGGGACGCCGATGGCCACGCGCACCCCATGGTGGCGTCGCACGCGGCGGGCGACGGCCCCGGCGGGTTTGTCTTCCTGACGCACGCGGACACCGACCTTCTCGCCTTGTCGCGGGTCGTCCCGTCCCTCGGACCCGAGTTCCCCGCGGTTCGCGGGTTCAACATCGCCCATCTGAAGGATGAAGCAGACGCGCGAGCGTTCGTGGATGCCGTGGTGCCGGGCGCCGACGTGGTCATCCTTCGGCTGCTGGGTGGGAGATCGAGCTTCCGGGGCGGATTCGAGCGCGTGGTGGAGCGGGCCGGCGAGGACGACCAATGGCTGGTTTGCCTTCCCGGAACCAGTACGCTCGATCCGGAGCTGACGGCCGCCTCGAACGTCGGCGCCCCCGTCGCACACGAAGCGCTGGCGTATCTCCAGCTCGGCGGGCTGAAGAACGCGGAGCACATGCTCCGCTTCCTCAGCGATCACCTGTTGACCACGGGCTTTGGCTATGACCCGCCGGAGCCACAGCCACGCCACGGCGTCTATTACCGGTCGCCGGACGAAGACGGCGGGACACCCGGCGCTCCCGTGGTCGGAATCCTCTTCTATCGATCCCACGCCCTGTCTGGAAACACCGAGTTCGTCGATGCGCTGATTGGCGAGGTTGAGCGGCGGGGCGCCCGCGCCATCGCCGTTTTCACCTCCTCACTCCAGGATGACGGAGACGAGACGGATGAGGAGGTCGGGCGCGTCCCAGCCGCGCTCCGCTACTTCTTGGAAGACGGGCGCGCATCCATCGACGTTCTCCTGACGACGACGAGCTTCGCCGCTGGCGTTGCGGATCACACGGCGAGCGCGGCGGACCCATTCGCGACGCTCGGCGCGCCGGTGGTACAGGCCGTCGCCGCCTCGACCTGGCGCGACCAGTGGGAGGATTCGACGCGCGGCCTCTCCCCGGTCGACACGGCCATGAACGTGGCTATCCCGGAGCTAGACGGACGGATCATCGGCCCGCCGGTGAGCTTCAAAGTGCATCCACCGACCCTCAGCGGCGGGGCGATTGAGTCACCAGGTCAGCTCTACGGGCCCAATCACGACGGCGTCGTGCGCGCGGTCGGCTTCGCTTTGCGGATCGCGGCGCTCCGGCGCAAGCCGAGGAAGGAAAAGCGGATCGCCGTGATCATCACGAACGCCAACGCCAAAGCATCGCGCGTTGGCGCCGCGGTGGGGCTCGACACGCCCGCCTCGGTCCTCCGGATCCTCGAAGCGATGCGGCAGGCGGGCTATTCGGTGGGCGAGCTTCCGGAATCGGGCGATGCCCTGTTGCACCAGCTCATCGAGCGGGGGTCGTACGATCGCGAGGTGCTCACCGCGGACCAGCTCCGCCATATGCCGGTTCACGTGGCCGCGGCGACGCACGCGCGCTGGATCGCCGAACTACCCGAAAATCGCCGGGCCGAGACGACTGACCAGTGGGGGCCACCGCCGGGCGCGTATTACGTCGACGGCGAGCGCATTGCCCTCGCGGGCCTCGTCTGCGGAAACGTCTTTGTGGCGATCCAGCCTCCTCGAGGGTACGGCATGGATCCGTCCGCCATTTATCACGCGCCGGACCTCCCCCCGCCGCATCCCTATCTCGCGCTCTATCGATGGCTGAGCGAGTCCATCGACAACGGCGGATGGGGCGCAGATGCGATGGTCCACGTGGGCAAGCACGGTACCCTCGAATGGCTTCCGGGGAAGAGCGTCGGGCTCTCCAGCGCGTGCTACCCGGACCTCATGCTCGGCGACCTGCCGCTCGTCTATCCCTTCATCATCAACAACCCAGGTGAGGGGGCGCAGGCGAAGCGGCGCGCCCACGCGGTGCTCGTGGACCATCTCACGCCGCCGATGACGACGGCGGAAGGATACGGCGAGGTCGAGGAGCTGAGCCGTCTCGTCGACGAGTACTACCAGCTCGAGCAGCTCGACCCCGAAAAGCTGCCGCTCCTTCAGCAGCAGATCTGGGATCTCATCAAGCGCGCGCGGCTCGATTCGGATCTGGCGCTGCTGCTGAATCGGGACTCCGCCACCCACACGCACCCCTGGGACCCGCAGGCCCACGAGGACGGCGTGCCCTATACCATCTCCGACATGGGCGCCCGGGACTTCGCCCACCTCATCGAAAACGTCAACGGCTACCTGTGTGAATTGACGAGCGCGCAGATTCGCGACGGACTTCACACCCTCGGTCAGCCGCCGGCGGGCGCGCAGCTCATCGATACCCTCCTCGCCTTGGTGCGTTTGCCCAACGCAGGGGTCCCGAGCTTGCGCGACGGAGTCGCCCGGTGGTTCGGGCTCGACCTCGCGCACGTCCTCAGCGACCTGGGCGCCCGAGTCGCGTGGCCCCGCCCCGAATCGTCGCAACCTGGCCCCGCGACGGACCCAGGCGACCTCGAGCAGCGTCGACGCGGCGATGGAAGCCCGTCTCCCATTGCCGATCTCGAGGCAGCTGTCGGGCGGGCCCTTCCCACGAATGCGGACGTGCTCGAAGCGATCGATCTGATCGGGCGACGGCTCCTCGAGGCGCTTGCCGCGGCTGAGTTCAACCCCGGCGCCATCGAGCCCACGATGCACGCTTCGCTTGGTGGCGTCATGCGCGCGCGTCCCCAGGCCCTCGGCGGCGACGAGGCTCGCGGGGCGGATAGCGCCGCGGCGTCCATCGCGACGACGCTGCGCTTCGCGTGCGAAACGCTCGTGCCCAATCTCCGACGGACGGATGAGGAGATCGAGAACCTTCTTCGTGCTCTGGAGGGCGAGCATGTGCCCCCGGGGCCCAGCGGCGCGCCAACCCGGGGCATGGCGCACGTCCTGCCAACGGGCCGAAATTTCTTCACGGTGGACCCGCGCAGCTTGCCGAGCCTCGCCGCGTGGACCGTCGGGAGCCAGCTCGCCGACGAGCTGCTCCGTCGCCATCTGGACGAGGAGGGACGATACCCGGAGTCGGTCGGCATCTCGGTCTGGGGGACGAGTCTGATGCGCACCCACGGCGACGACGTCGCGGAGGTCATGGCGCTCATCGGGGTACGGCCGCGCTGGCAGCCCGAGAGTCGCCACCTGGTCGGCTTCGACGTGATTCCCCTCGATGAGCTGGGGCGCCCCCGCATCGACGTCGTCTGCCGGATCTCGGGCTTCTTCCGGGACGCGTTCCCCGATCTGATCGCGCTCCTGGATCGGGCGTTCCGCACGGTTGCCGCGCTGGACGAGCCGGTCGAACAGAATGCCGTCCGAAGGCACGTCCTGGCGCAGACGGAACGTCTGGTGGGCGGCGGCGCCAGCCCGGAGGAGGCGGCGCGCCGGGCCGCGTACCGCGTCTTCGGATCACCTCCGGGGGCCTATGGAGCGGGCATCCTTCCGTTGATCGACGAGCGCAACTGGCAGACAGACGCGGACCTCGCCGAGGTCTACGTGAACTGGGGCGGGTTCGCGTATGGAGTCGACGTGGACGGGGTGGACGCGCGGGCCGAGTTCCGCGCCTCCCTTGCATCGGTCGACGCCGCCGTGAAGAACCAGGACAACCGGGAGCACGACATCTTCGACTCCGACGACTATTTCCAGTACCACGGCGGCATGATCGCCGCCATCCGCGCGGTGTCGGGCGTGAACCCGCGTCGGTATTTCGGGGATAGCGCCGACCCCCAGCGCCCGCGCGTCCGCGACCTTCGCGAGGAGTCGGCGCGCGTCTTCCGGACGCGAGTCGCGAATCCGAAGTGGATCGCGTCGATGAGGCGACATGGCTACAAGGGCGCGCTCGAGCTGGCCGCGACGGTCGACTATCTCTTCGGTTACGATGCGACGGCCGGCGTCGTCGCCGACTGGATGTACGCGCGCGTCGCCCAGGCGTACGCGCTGGACGGCGAGACGCAGCGGTTCTTGCGGGACGCGAACCCGTGGGCGCTCCGGGACATCGCGGCGCGCCTGCTCGAGGCGATGGACCGGCGTCTTTGGCGCGACCCGTCCCCCGATCTCCGCGACGCGCTCCAGGCGGCCTATCTCGCCGCGGAATCCGACGTGGAGGCCCGATCGAGCGCTGGGCGGGGCGTGTCACCCACTCCCGTCGCGAAGACGTGA
- the cobO gene encoding cob(I)yrinic acid a,c-diamide adenosyltransferase, translating into MSPEIGARPDAPLDDLSDTGRARKREEQAAVRAHPNRRAKGLVLVNTGNGKGKTTAALGVLLRAWGRGMPVVMLQFIKAKTANWGEIRAARKMGVEIIPLGDGFTWTSKDIDRDRALAQECWRQCRERIESGQYDIVIMDEMTYCFKFGWLDVQEVIGVLRTRPEGQHVIITGRDAPPELIEFADLVTEMREIKHPYQSGIKAQPGIEF; encoded by the coding sequence ATGAGCCCCGAGATCGGCGCGCGCCCGGATGCGCCTCTCGACGACCTCTCGGACACCGGCCGCGCCCGAAAACGGGAAGAGCAAGCGGCCGTCCGGGCGCATCCGAATCGTCGCGCGAAAGGGCTCGTGCTCGTCAATACGGGGAATGGCAAGGGAAAGACCACGGCCGCCTTGGGCGTCCTCCTCCGCGCGTGGGGGCGCGGGATGCCGGTCGTCATGCTCCAATTCATCAAGGCGAAGACGGCGAATTGGGGCGAGATTCGGGCTGCGCGCAAGATGGGCGTCGAGATCATCCCCCTCGGCGACGGCTTCACCTGGACCAGCAAAGACATCGATCGCGATCGCGCGCTGGCGCAGGAGTGCTGGCGCCAGTGCCGCGAGCGCATCGAGAGCGGGCAGTACGATATCGTCATCATGGACGAGATGACGTACTGCTTCAAATTCGGCTGGCTCGACGTCCAGGAAGTCATCGGCGTGCTCCGGACTAGACCAGAGGGCCAGCACGTGATCATCACCGGCCGGGACGCGCCGCCAGAGCTGATCGAATTTGCCGATCTGGTGACGGAGATGCGCGAGATCAAGCATCCATACCAGTCTGGGATCAAAGCGCAACCGGGGATCGAGTTTTGA